A single window of Paenibacillus sp. SYP-B4298 DNA harbors:
- a CDS encoding SWIM zinc finger family protein: MDGVIRLAGEQLAYLEEQFGALVPRHILSNGWDYYTNRRVLTLEVIDGNSIYGAVNGSSVYAVVLDSDEFSYSKCTCSYAGYCKHMAAVFYHYCALAGEDPEQMYRHLISEGTIAEKRVKREMASQQPSEQDGPDVWREWFGKMYGDLWKQCKQSVHPLQSVLSELKAAAKHWEKPLQRLHWLHAIEFLLEQVERAYEATDSYSRYYYEMSFNRTVDPWISNFYELAQGLPQAPHGEAYRDWLSKLVEVLRELALADKPLLLRWDLLYHMIAEQLASEPGWREAEHAVLERELAARLPVDSSVQVAQTRSRPITFLQSALANLDMLDSLDASAVERMQWTDFERTSELAYRFARRRLEQRSWEAFALWMDFLYERLERSRNTAVLRPYLVLCREADQQQARPGTGEWTRRLVGFLPASYHELASHWLQCGCYEEWADLQLYLGIRPDELDAADVRSVARSAPSSLIPLYHQAIDEAIMTRNRQGYRQAVKLMKRLEKLYSEDGRTEKWVRYVSGIADKYQRLRAFQEELWKGKVLT, from the coding sequence ATGGATGGAGTAATACGTCTGGCAGGCGAGCAGCTCGCTTACCTGGAGGAGCAGTTCGGAGCTCTGGTTCCCCGGCATATTCTGTCCAACGGATGGGACTACTACACGAACCGCAGAGTGCTAACCCTTGAAGTGATTGACGGCAACTCAATCTATGGCGCGGTCAACGGCAGCAGCGTCTATGCTGTTGTGCTTGATTCGGACGAATTCAGCTATAGCAAATGCACATGCAGCTATGCGGGCTACTGCAAGCATATGGCGGCTGTGTTCTATCATTATTGCGCGCTGGCGGGCGAGGACCCGGAGCAGATGTATCGGCATCTGATCAGTGAAGGGACGATCGCCGAGAAGCGCGTCAAGCGAGAGATGGCGTCCCAGCAGCCGAGCGAGCAGGATGGGCCGGATGTATGGCGGGAATGGTTCGGCAAAATGTATGGCGACCTATGGAAGCAGTGCAAGCAGTCGGTTCATCCGTTGCAGTCGGTGCTGTCCGAGCTGAAGGCTGCGGCAAAGCACTGGGAGAAGCCGCTGCAGCGTCTGCACTGGCTGCATGCGATTGAATTTTTGCTGGAGCAGGTGGAGCGGGCGTATGAAGCCACTGACAGCTACAGCCGTTATTATTATGAGATGTCGTTCAACCGCACGGTTGATCCGTGGATAAGCAATTTCTATGAGCTGGCTCAGGGCTTGCCGCAAGCCCCCCATGGCGAGGCTTATCGCGACTGGCTGTCTAAGCTGGTAGAGGTACTGCGCGAGCTGGCACTGGCGGATAAGCCGTTGCTGCTGCGTTGGGATTTGCTCTACCATATGATTGCCGAGCAACTGGCATCGGAGCCAGGCTGGCGCGAGGCGGAGCACGCGGTGCTGGAGCGCGAATTGGCGGCGCGGCTGCCTGTGGATTCGTCGGTACAGGTTGCTCAGACGAGGAGCAGGCCGATTACCTTCTTACAGTCGGCGCTTGCCAATCTGGATATGCTGGATAGTCTGGATGCCTCCGCGGTAGAACGGATGCAGTGGACGGATTTCGAGCGAACGTCAGAGCTTGCCTATCGGTTCGCCCGCAGACGTCTGGAGCAGCGGAGCTGGGAGGCGTTTGCGCTGTGGATGGATTTTCTGTATGAAAGGCTGGAGCGGAGTCGAAATACGGCTGTCCTCCGTCCTTATCTCGTCTTATGCCGCGAGGCGGATCAGCAGCAGGCGCGGCCCGGTACAGGCGAATGGACGCGCAGGCTCGTCGGCTTCCTGCCCGCCTCCTATCACGAGCTGGCGAGCCACTGGCTCCAATGCGGCTGCTATGAGGAGTGGGCAGACCTGCAGTTGTACCTGGGCATTCGACCAGATGAGCTGGATGCGGCGGATGTGCGCTCTGTAGCCAGGAGTGCCCCCTCGAGTCTGATCCCGCTCTACCATCAGGCGATCGATGAGGCGATTATGACGCGCAACCGTCAGGGCTATCGGCAGGCGGTCAAGTTGATGAAGCGGCTGGAGAAGCTGTATAGCGAGGATGGTCGCACCGAGAAGTGGGTGCGGTATGTGAGCGGGATTGCCGACAAGTATCAGCGGCTTCGGGCGTTTCAGGAGGAGCTGTGGAAGGGGAAGGTGCTGACATGA
- a CDS encoding SNF2-related protein, with amino-acid sequence MSRATDSIIWTIEGKWLKQEGLWMTQGDYSSSSQRLKQLLFAWHAGSWYGAEVEEKLVDGVSGLLLSPLLAADYLAAPAHARLMKVNWSEEMERYRQAARFIHEALLEGWYAPAPGGAAGREPLWRLHLPPEKQADYIAWVEAAAESGLPPGLADEWLSLAAMQAINSSARAQAAWEQVTPRLGRSMGESFIGDEAQWWAQIGWQQDDSPFGIVLQLAEPQQADGWQLRVLLQSREEERSPFVMQHGEQGWTAALETEAGAVPLSERSPQEERQLNAEAGSAAQPISPAASAASRERTRSADQPAALEAAGASSWMIAAELPRHWQPTASEKLERELRRWLEAYPPLADEESGGVRLRERLTDEEAWRFLEEGSIKLLEAGASLLLPAWWEAARSRRPRLRAQVKSSVGSAAQPLFGLDAIVDFDWKLAIGDLELSEADFKRLAQEKQRLFRLHNEWVYLNPDDVEQLRRWMRGKHGRRPMTLREMLELHLRGGWMERLDDELIEAGIEAEVQLNAHLEHWLSQLRHNAELPVVAKPDSFQGELRPYQQQGLSWLVFLRRFGLGGCLADDMGLGKTIQFTAYLLYIKEQTEASGTQQRVPSLLICPTSVIGNWEKELERFAPSLRVLVHYGPRRLKGEEFQAAVREVDLVITSYALAPLDAEELGDTRWNALCLDEAQNIKNVYTKQSGAIRRLPAYHRLAMTGTPMENRLTELWSIHDFMNPGYLGSLSEFRREVVQPIERTRDEEMIQRLQRWVQPFMLRRLKKDPAIALSLPDKYEAKTYISLTVEQGTLYENLVNGLLEQLATLSPMQRRGLILATLTKLKQVCNHPSLLLGDKRGGPATWELQRSNKVTRLLEMVEEIAAKQERCLIFTQFIDMGMMLRAVLEQQFGMPVPFLHGGIPKAERDAMIAEYQDERHSRCAFVLSLKAGGTGLNLTAANHVFHFDRWWNPAVENQATDRAFRIGQQREVQVHKFVTLGTLEEKIDDMISRKQAMNEQVVTRSENWITELSHDELSELFTLRKTWLSGS; translated from the coding sequence ATGAGCAGAGCGACCGACAGCATCATCTGGACGATAGAGGGAAAGTGGCTGAAGCAAGAGGGGCTATGGATGACGCAGGGAGATTATAGCAGCTCGTCGCAACGGCTGAAGCAGCTACTGTTTGCCTGGCATGCCGGCTCCTGGTACGGTGCAGAGGTTGAGGAGAAGCTTGTGGACGGTGTAAGCGGCCTGCTGCTGTCGCCGCTGCTGGCTGCCGATTATCTGGCCGCTCCTGCTCATGCGCGGCTGATGAAGGTGAACTGGAGCGAGGAGATGGAGCGCTACAGGCAAGCGGCGCGCTTCATCCACGAAGCGCTGCTGGAGGGCTGGTATGCGCCAGCGCCAGGCGGGGCAGCGGGCAGGGAGCCGCTGTGGAGGCTGCATCTGCCGCCGGAGAAGCAAGCCGATTACATCGCATGGGTAGAGGCGGCGGCTGAGTCGGGCCTGCCACCGGGGCTGGCTGACGAGTGGCTGAGCCTGGCGGCAATGCAAGCGATCAACAGCAGCGCCAGGGCGCAAGCAGCCTGGGAGCAAGTGACGCCAAGGCTCGGACGCAGCATGGGCGAGAGCTTTATAGGCGATGAGGCGCAATGGTGGGCGCAGATCGGCTGGCAGCAGGACGATTCGCCCTTCGGCATCGTCCTACAGTTGGCGGAGCCTCAGCAGGCCGACGGCTGGCAACTGCGGGTGCTGCTGCAAAGCCGCGAGGAGGAGCGGTCGCCGTTCGTCATGCAGCATGGCGAGCAGGGCTGGACAGCCGCGCTGGAGACGGAGGCGGGGGCTGTGCCGCTGTCAGAGCGGTCGCCGCAGGAGGAGCGGCAGCTCAATGCCGAGGCAGGCTCGGCCGCGCAACCGATCAGCCCGGCCGCATCTGCCGCCAGCAGGGAGCGCACGCGGTCTGCGGATCAGCCAGCCGCCTTGGAGGCGGCTGGCGCTAGCTCCTGGATGATTGCGGCGGAGCTGCCGAGGCATTGGCAGCCCACAGCGAGCGAGAAGCTCGAGCGGGAGCTGCGCCGCTGGCTGGAGGCGTATCCGCCGCTGGCAGACGAGGAGTCAGGCGGCGTGCGCCTGAGAGAGCGGCTGACGGATGAGGAGGCATGGCGCTTCCTGGAGGAGGGCAGCATCAAGCTGCTGGAGGCGGGGGCGTCTCTGCTGCTTCCAGCTTGGTGGGAGGCGGCGCGCAGCCGTCGTCCGCGGCTGCGGGCGCAGGTGAAATCCTCCGTTGGCTCAGCGGCTCAGCCATTGTTCGGTCTGGATGCGATCGTGGACTTCGACTGGAAGCTGGCCATTGGAGATCTGGAGCTTAGTGAAGCGGACTTCAAGCGGCTGGCACAGGAGAAGCAAAGACTGTTTCGGCTCCACAATGAATGGGTCTATCTGAATCCTGACGATGTCGAGCAGCTTCGCCGCTGGATGCGCGGCAAGCATGGGCGCCGACCGATGACGCTCCGCGAAATGCTGGAGCTTCATCTGCGCGGCGGCTGGATGGAACGTCTGGATGACGAGCTGATCGAAGCGGGAATCGAAGCAGAGGTGCAGCTCAATGCCCATCTGGAGCATTGGCTGTCTCAGCTCCGGCATAACGCAGAGCTGCCTGTTGTGGCCAAGCCCGATTCCTTCCAGGGGGAGCTGCGCCCTTACCAGCAGCAGGGGCTGTCCTGGCTCGTCTTTTTGCGGCGCTTCGGTCTGGGCGGCTGTCTTGCAGATGATATGGGACTGGGCAAGACGATCCAGTTCACCGCGTACCTCCTGTATATCAAGGAGCAGACGGAGGCCTCCGGCACGCAGCAGCGTGTGCCCTCTCTGCTGATCTGTCCGACCTCGGTGATCGGCAACTGGGAGAAGGAGCTGGAGCGCTTCGCTCCCTCACTGCGCGTGCTGGTGCATTACGGGCCGCGCAGGCTCAAGGGCGAGGAGTTCCAGGCGGCTGTGCGCGAGGTGGATCTGGTCATTACGTCCTATGCGCTCGCCCCGCTCGATGCGGAGGAATTGGGGGACACCCGCTGGAATGCGCTATGTCTGGATGAGGCGCAAAATATTAAGAATGTGTACACCAAGCAATCGGGAGCGATTCGTCGACTTCCTGCGTATCACCGGCTTGCGATGACGGGAACGCCGATGGAGAATCGGCTGACGGAGCTGTGGTCAATTCATGATTTTATGAACCCCGGCTATCTCGGCTCGCTGAGTGAATTCCGGCGCGAGGTGGTGCAGCCCATCGAGCGCACGCGAGACGAGGAGATGATTCAGCGCCTGCAGCGATGGGTGCAGCCGTTCATGCTCCGGCGCTTGAAGAAGGACCCGGCTATTGCATTGTCCCTTCCTGACAAGTATGAGGCCAAAACCTATATCTCGCTAACGGTCGAGCAGGGGACCCTCTATGAGAATCTGGTCAATGGGCTGTTGGAGCAGCTTGCCACCCTCTCTCCCATGCAGCGGCGCGGCTTGATTCTGGCTACGCTGACGAAGCTCAAGCAGGTATGCAACCACCCCTCCCTGCTGCTCGGCGACAAGAGAGGCGGCCCGGCTACATGGGAGCTTCAGCGCTCCAACAAGGTGACACGCCTGCTGGAGATGGTGGAGGAGATTGCCGCCAAGCAGGAGCGCTGCCTCATCTTTACGCAGTTCATCGATATGGGCATGATGCTGCGGGCTGTGCTGGAACAGCAGTTCGGGATGCCGGTTCCGTTCCTGCATGGCGGCATTCCGAAGGCCGAGCGTGATGCGATGATCGCGGAATACCAGGATGAGCGCCACAGCCGCTGTGCGTTCGTGCTCTCCTTGAAGGCGGGCGGCACGGGTCTGAATCTGACGGCGGCCAATCATGTATTTCATTTTGACAGATGGTGGAATCCGGCGGTGGAGAACCAGGCTACGGATCGCGCGTTTCGGATTGGTCAGCAGCGGGAGGTGCAGGTGCACAAGTTCGTGACGCTGGGCACGCTGGAGGAGAAGATTGATGATATGATCTCGCGCAAGCAGGCGATGAATGAGCAGGTCG